The following proteins are encoded in a genomic region of Hirundo rustica isolate bHirRus1 chromosome 3, bHirRus1.pri.v3, whole genome shotgun sequence:
- the ID2 gene encoding DNA-binding protein inhibitor ID-2 has protein sequence MKAFSPVRSVRKTGLSEHNLGISRSKTPVDDPMSLLYNMNDCYSKLKELVPSIPQNKKVSKMEILQHVIDYILDLQIALDSHPSIVSLHHQRPGQNPSSRTPLTTLNTDISILSLQASEFPSELMSSDSKALCG, from the exons ATGAAAGCCTTCAGCCCGGTGCGGTCCGTCAGGAAAACCGGCCTCTCGGAGCACAACCTGGGCATCTCCCGGAGCAAAACCCCCGTGGATGATCCCATGAGCCTGCTGTATAACATGAACGACTGCTACTCCaagctgaaggagctggtgCCCAGCATCCCGCAGAACAAGAAAGTGAGCAAGATGGAAATCTTGCAGCACGTCATCGACTACATCCTGGACCTGCAGATCGCCCTGGACTCGCACCCTAGCATCGTCAGCCTGCACCACCAGAGACCCGGGCAGAACCCTTCCTCCAGAACTCCTCTGACCACCCTCAACACAGACATCAGCATCCTCTCGCTACAG GCGTCCGAGTTCCCCTCAGAGCTCATGTCAAGCGATAGCAAAGCACTTTGTGGCTGA